One stretch of Euphorbia lathyris chromosome 7, ddEupLath1.1, whole genome shotgun sequence DNA includes these proteins:
- the LOC136235930 gene encoding uncharacterized protein: MSTMKFNRKPPLPKSPIKQRPRRVLQSSVQTPPGSLTKSQKPNSIRVSEDSELRPEYRTISWELRALARMVSGEIGDENVTGIGNGTGTTKSNPVFERGRFYEAYSARRNERLKRKKGGNDEEEVNTPYNLGVVVDSCKKRGDSKKVGSLRKSMISVERSENSTTVPRYALRSMSKENKKPPLGGGVIASEKKVGVRRGRKI, from the exons ATGTCCACAATGAAATTCAATCGCAAACCCCCACTTCCTAAATCTCCGATCAAGCAACGCCCCCGCCGTGTCCTCCAATCCTCCGTGCAAACCCCTCCTG GTTCTTTAACGAAATCGCAGAAACCTAATTCGATTAGGGTTTCAGAAGACTCGGAACTCCGTCCGGAGTACCGCACCATATCCTGGGAATTAAGGGCTTTAGCGAGGATGGTTAGCGGTGAAATCGGTGATGAGAATGTGACCGGAATCGGAAACGGAACGGGGACTACGAAATCGAATCCGGTGTTTGAGAGGGGAAGGTTTTATGAGGCGTATTCGGCGAGGAGGAATGAGAGATTGAAGAGGAAGAAAGGGGGGAATGATGAGGAAGAAGTAAATACTCCTTATAATTTAGGAGTGGTGGTTGATTCTTGTAAGAAAAGGGGGGATTCCAAGAAGGTAGGAAGTTTGAGGAAATCTATGATCTCTGTGGAGAGAAGTGAGAATAGTACAACAGTTCCTAGATATGCATTGAGAAGTATGAGTAAAGAGAACAAGAAGCCTCCTCTGGGTGGTGGTGTGATTGCAAGTGAGAAGAAAGTTGGGGTTAGAAGGGGGCGAAAGATTTGA